A genomic segment from Halorubrum depositum encodes:
- a CDS encoding FAD-dependent oxidoreductase translates to MSEHTDLVIVGGGISGASLLYAVAKFTDVDDVTLIEKEREIAAVNSHRTNNSQTLHFGDIETNYTLEKAEEVKEGAELLAGYLEGTDPDREMHSKRSKMVLGVGEEEAEKLAERYHENGFGDLFPKLREIGREEIAELEPKVVEGRDPDVGLTALQTPDGYVVDYGAVAKSFVEDARAEDGVSVHLGTAVENVDEGPDGFTVETDDGDFAADAVVVAAGSHSLQFAKEMGYGEDLSLLPVAGSFFLADDLLNGKVYTLQMKKLPFAAVHGDADVHDQGVTRFGPTAKLVPALERGELSTVSDFADVFGFSPASVLSYVNILSDRILFPYVVRNLVYDIPEIGKRAFLPDVQKVVPSVDAGDIERAKGYGGVRPQIVDTERKELDMGEAKITGDGVLFNITPSPGASTALKNAMTDVRTVLDFFDADHEFDEAAFREATIENFPRVDDEDAEADGPGVADADRVPAEADD, encoded by the coding sequence ATGTCGGAACACACTGATCTTGTCATCGTCGGCGGGGGTATCAGCGGGGCGTCGCTGTTATACGCGGTCGCGAAGTTCACCGACGTCGACGACGTCACGCTGATCGAGAAGGAGCGGGAGATCGCGGCGGTGAACTCCCACCGCACGAACAACTCCCAGACGCTCCACTTCGGGGACATCGAGACGAACTACACCCTGGAGAAGGCCGAGGAGGTCAAGGAGGGTGCGGAGCTGCTCGCTGGCTACCTCGAGGGGACCGACCCCGACCGCGAGATGCACAGCAAGCGGAGCAAGATGGTGCTCGGCGTCGGCGAGGAGGAGGCGGAGAAGCTGGCGGAACGCTACCACGAGAACGGGTTCGGCGACCTCTTCCCGAAGCTTCGGGAGATCGGCCGCGAGGAGATCGCGGAGCTGGAGCCGAAGGTCGTCGAGGGCCGCGACCCGGACGTCGGGCTCACGGCGCTCCAGACGCCCGACGGCTACGTCGTCGACTACGGCGCGGTCGCGAAGTCGTTCGTCGAGGACGCCCGCGCCGAGGACGGCGTCTCCGTCCACCTCGGCACCGCGGTCGAGAACGTCGACGAGGGCCCCGACGGGTTCACCGTCGAGACCGACGACGGCGACTTCGCGGCCGACGCGGTCGTCGTCGCCGCCGGCTCCCACAGCCTCCAGTTCGCCAAGGAGATGGGGTACGGCGAGGACCTGTCGCTGCTGCCGGTCGCGGGGAGCTTCTTCCTCGCCGACGACCTGCTGAACGGGAAGGTGTACACCCTCCAGATGAAGAAGCTCCCGTTCGCGGCGGTCCACGGCGACGCCGACGTCCACGACCAGGGGGTCACCCGGTTCGGCCCCACGGCGAAGCTCGTCCCGGCGCTCGAACGCGGCGAGCTCTCCACCGTGAGCGACTTCGCCGACGTGTTCGGCTTCTCCCCCGCGTCGGTCTTGAGCTACGTCAACATCCTCTCGGACCGCATCCTCTTCCCCTACGTCGTGCGCAACCTCGTGTACGACATCCCCGAGATCGGCAAGCGCGCCTTCCTCCCCGACGTCCAGAAGGTCGTGCCGAGCGTCGACGCCGGCGACATCGAGCGCGCGAAGGGGTACGGCGGCGTGCGCCCCCAGATCGTCGACACGGAGCGCAAGGAGCTCGACATGGGCGAGGCGAAGATCACCGGCGACGGGGTCCTGTTCAACATCACCCCCTCGCCCGGCGCCTCGACCGCGCTGAAGAACGCGATGACCGACGTGCGGACCGTCCTCGACTTCTTCGACGCCGACCACGAGTTCGACGAGGCGGCGTTCCGCGAGGCGACGATCGAGAACTTCCCGCGCGTCGACGACGAGGACGCCGAGGCCGACGGCCCCGGGGTGGCCGACGCCGATCGCGTCCCCGCCGAAGCCGACGACTGA
- a CDS encoding MFS transporter, with protein sequence MSTATDIKQGIREHLGQFSLHVLLVFATGLTIGSERTVVPALGEDVLGVESFLVIGSFVVSFGIVKSILNLYAGKWGEEYGRKPVLVAGWVTALPLPVILIFAPSWGWITVGNVLLGVNQALTWSMAINAKIDLAGPDQRGLAVGIDESFGYTGVAVGAWVTGVIASRWSLRPEPFYFLAIVVVLAFLISVFLIKETVQYAEAEGDDDARDANLPFKEVVKRATYGDRTLFAAAQAGHIENFVDTLFWIAVPLYLLNQGLGIAAVGAVVGVHSAMYFLQIGTGGLADRIGRRPPVIAGMFLAGAGVLGMVLVEGYLAWATLAGVSGLGMALLYPNLMTVPSDASHPTWRSAGMGVYRMWRDSGYAVGAVLIGLSMEFVNAEAAFYLTAVLMFLSGAVVYAWMEETHPEFGTHEPPAPASEPPAGPTAQD encoded by the coding sequence ATGAGCACGGCAACCGATATCAAACAGGGAATCCGCGAACACCTCGGTCAGTTCTCCCTCCACGTCCTGCTCGTCTTCGCGACCGGACTGACCATCGGGTCCGAGCGCACCGTCGTCCCCGCGCTGGGCGAGGACGTCCTCGGCGTCGAGTCGTTCCTCGTGATCGGCTCGTTCGTCGTCTCCTTCGGGATCGTGAAGTCGATCCTCAACCTCTACGCCGGGAAGTGGGGCGAGGAGTACGGCCGCAAGCCCGTGCTCGTCGCCGGGTGGGTCACGGCGCTCCCCCTACCGGTCATCCTCATCTTCGCCCCGAGCTGGGGCTGGATCACCGTCGGGAACGTCCTGCTGGGCGTCAACCAAGCGCTGACGTGGAGCATGGCGATCAACGCCAAGATCGACCTCGCGGGCCCCGACCAGCGCGGCCTCGCGGTCGGTATCGACGAGTCGTTCGGTTACACCGGCGTGGCCGTCGGCGCTTGGGTCACGGGCGTCATCGCCAGCCGGTGGAGCCTCCGTCCGGAGCCGTTCTACTTCCTGGCGATCGTCGTGGTCCTGGCGTTCCTCATCTCGGTCTTCCTGATCAAGGAGACCGTCCAGTACGCGGAGGCCGAGGGCGACGACGACGCTCGCGACGCGAACCTCCCGTTCAAGGAGGTGGTAAAGCGGGCGACCTACGGCGACCGGACGCTGTTCGCGGCGGCGCAGGCCGGTCACATCGAGAACTTCGTCGACACGCTGTTCTGGATCGCCGTCCCGCTGTACCTGCTGAATCAGGGGCTCGGTATCGCGGCGGTCGGGGCGGTGGTCGGCGTCCACAGCGCGATGTACTTCCTGCAGATCGGTACCGGCGGGCTCGCGGACCGGATCGGCCGCCGGCCGCCGGTTATCGCCGGGATGTTCCTGGCCGGCGCGGGCGTGCTCGGGATGGTGCTCGTCGAAGGGTACCTCGCGTGGGCCACGCTGGCCGGCGTCTCCGGGCTGGGAATGGCGCTGCTGTATCCGAACCTGATGACCGTCCCGAGCGACGCGTCCCACCCGACCTGGCGGTCGGCCGGGATGGGGGTCTACCGGATGTGGCGGGACTCGGGCTACGCCGTCGGCGCGGTCCTGATCGGGCTCTCGATGGAGTTCGTCAACGCCGAGGCAGCGTTCTATCTCACCGCCGTCCTGATGTTCCTCTCCGGCGCGGTCGTGTACGCCTGGATGGAGGAGACCCACCCCGAGTTCGGGACCCACGAGCCGCCCGCCCCCGCCTCGGAGCCGCCGGCCGGACCGACCGCGCAGGACTAG
- a CDS encoding MBL fold metallo-hydrolase — MQELSPDALGEQLRNDEEGPLVLDIRHEAEFEEWHVPGSVNVDVYDELTGDPDRAKPALSELPEGSEIVTVCSEGVVSQTATDVLRELGYDAVTLADGMSGWSRVHRHAEVPVDLDGALVQIARPGKGCLSHVLVSDGEAAVFDPSHYLDEYDAVLDEYDAELVGVFDTHAHADHVSGAAALADRHGVPYSLHSKDALALDATPIEDGQVVTVGGLAVEAIHTPGHSEGSVSFDVGGAALLTGDTLFHDSVGRVELGVEAGIEDSDVEGNAATLYESLRRLLDRPDDAVVLPAHDPGSPEPPVAATLGEVKSRNADLGRDREAFVAELASDVPDHPPNFERVKRANVGQESIPVDELAELELGPNNCAAE, encoded by the coding sequence ATGCAGGAGCTATCGCCGGACGCGCTCGGTGAACAGCTGCGAAACGACGAGGAGGGCCCGCTCGTCCTCGACATCCGCCACGAGGCGGAGTTCGAGGAGTGGCACGTCCCGGGCAGCGTCAACGTCGACGTGTACGACGAGCTGACCGGCGACCCCGACCGCGCCAAGCCGGCGCTCTCGGAGCTCCCCGAGGGCTCGGAGATCGTCACCGTCTGCTCCGAGGGCGTCGTCTCGCAGACCGCGACGGACGTCCTCCGCGAACTGGGCTACGACGCGGTGACGCTCGCCGACGGGATGAGCGGGTGGAGCCGCGTCCACCGGCACGCCGAGGTGCCGGTCGACCTCGACGGCGCGCTCGTTCAGATCGCGCGCCCGGGAAAGGGCTGTCTCTCGCACGTCCTCGTCTCGGACGGCGAGGCCGCCGTCTTCGACCCGTCGCACTACCTCGACGAGTACGACGCGGTCCTCGACGAGTACGACGCGGAGCTCGTCGGCGTCTTCGACACGCACGCCCACGCCGACCACGTCTCGGGCGCCGCGGCGCTCGCCGACCGCCACGGCGTCCCCTACTCCCTCCACTCGAAGGACGCGCTCGCGCTCGACGCGACGCCGATCGAGGACGGTCAGGTCGTGACCGTCGGCGGGCTCGCCGTCGAGGCCATCCACACGCCCGGACACAGCGAGGGAAGCGTCTCGTTCGACGTCGGCGGCGCGGCGCTGCTCACGGGGGACACCCTGTTCCACGACAGCGTCGGCCGCGTCGAGCTCGGCGTCGAGGCCGGCATCGAGGACTCCGACGTCGAGGGGAACGCCGCGACGCTGTACGAGAGCCTCCGGCGGCTGCTGGACCGACCGGACGACGCGGTCGTGCTCCCGGCGCACGATCCCGGCTCGCCGGAGCCGCCGGTAGCCGCGACGCTCGGCGAGGTCAAGAGCCGGAACGCGGACCTCGGTCGCGACCGCGAGGCGTTCGTCGCGGAGCTCGCGTCGGACGTCCCGGACCACCCGCCGAACTTCGAGCGCGTCAAGCGCGCGAACGTGGGCCAGGAGTCGATTCCGGTAGACGAACTGGCCGAGCTGGAGCTGGGGCCGAACAACTGCGCGGCCGAGTGA
- a CDS encoding helix-turn-helix domain-containing protein: MSLYEASVRVKHECPYREISERHPDLTIREWPLSDCQVLEITTETTPTDALLDDIDRLGTVLHESEDDDGYHVVTQSCLCSLEESVIDRFEAHNCLYQSPTIYRQGWEHYTVVAFDDADVRELLDDLRADREIELLSKTSISEQQVPHSMLAPANQLFEGITDRQLAALQLALERGYYTQPRKTSLRELADQTAVARSTYEEHLRKAENKLLTSAGQYLRLVTATSTGDPLEVEETRRAERAAD, translated from the coding sequence ATGAGTCTGTACGAGGCCTCCGTCCGGGTCAAACACGAGTGTCCGTACCGGGAGATATCGGAGCGGCACCCGGATCTCACGATACGCGAGTGGCCGCTGAGCGACTGCCAGGTGCTCGAGATCACGACGGAGACGACCCCGACGGACGCGCTGCTCGACGACATCGACCGGCTCGGGACCGTCCTCCACGAGTCCGAGGACGACGACGGGTACCACGTCGTCACGCAGTCCTGCCTCTGTTCGCTCGAGGAGTCCGTCATCGACCGCTTCGAGGCGCACAACTGCCTGTATCAGTCGCCGACGATCTACCGGCAGGGCTGGGAGCACTACACGGTGGTCGCGTTCGACGACGCGGACGTCCGGGAGCTGCTCGACGACCTGCGGGCCGACAGGGAGATCGAACTGCTCTCGAAGACCTCGATCTCGGAACAGCAGGTCCCGCACAGCATGCTGGCGCCGGCCAACCAGCTGTTCGAGGGTATCACCGACCGACAGTTGGCGGCGCTCCAGTTGGCGCTGGAGCGCGGCTACTACACCCAGCCGCGGAAGACCTCGCTGCGGGAGCTCGCCGACCAGACGGCCGTCGCTCGCTCGACGTACGAGGAACACCTCCGGAAGGCGGAGAACAAGCTGCTCACGAGCGCGGGACAGTACCTGCGACTGGTCACCGCGACGTCGACGGGCGACCCGCTGGAGGTAGAGGAAACCCGTCGGGCCGAACGTGCCGCCGATTAG